Proteins encoded together in one Ipomoea triloba cultivar NCNSP0323 chromosome 4, ASM357664v1 window:
- the LOC116017266 gene encoding FT-interacting protein 1-like, translating into MKLVVEVIDAHDLMPRDGEGSASAFVEVDFENQVSKTKTIPKNLNPSWNQKLVFSFDATDKTYHYKSIEVSVYHERRPVPGRIFLGRVRVPCSNIVRKKEEVYQRFNLEKKSFFGFVKGEIGLKIYTSPETEPESHLPESAIQPAPKPSDIPLAEATETAETIAVPRVSSTNSSEVITDKPETKKPEIAIAEAQFDPSSSAEKAAEKVQHIHKHQVLQQPVFSVGKRPEGIQLKMRHQVNPQANPNLNEDEFELKDTNPQLGERWPHGGGYGGRGWTNNERYTSAYDLVEQMFYLYVRVVKAKDLPPGGITASVDPYVEVKLGNYRGRTRHFDKKTNPEWNQVFAFSKDHIQSSILEVFVKDKETLGRDDHLGRAVFDLNEVPTRIPPDSPLAPQWYRLEDRRGEGKVRGNIMLAVWMGTQADEAFSEAWHSDAAMAHGEGVMTVRSKVYVSPKLWYLRVNVIEAQDIIPNDRTRLPEVQVKVQVGNQVLKTGICPTRTANPIWNEELVFVAAEPFEEQLILTVEDHVHPTKDEVLGRIALPLSTFEKRLDHRPVHSHWFNLEKFGFGTLEPDRRKEQRFSSRLHLRACLEGGYHVLDESTMYISDQRPTARQLWKPPVGILEVGVLGAQGLLPMKMKDGRGSTDAYCVARYGQKWVRTRTILDTFSPKWNEQYNWEVYDPCTVITLGVFDNCHLGTEKPGATTSVKDSRIGKVRIRLSTLESNKLYTHSYPLLVLHPSGVKKMGELQLAVRFTSLSLANMVYTYGHPLLPKMHYLNPFTVNQLENLRYQAMNIVAARLARAEPPLRKEVVEYMLDVDSHMWSMRRSKANFFRIMSLLSGMMALNKWFGDVCQWKNTVTSVLVHILFLILIWYPDLILPTLFLYMFLIGLWNYRLRPRHPPHMDTKLSWAEAVHPDELDEEFDTFPTSKNQDIVRMRYDRLRSVAGRIQIVVGDIATQGERMQSLLSWRDPRATSLFIVFCLCAAVVLYATPFRVLALVAGLYMLRHPRFRTKMPAVPSNFFKRLTARTDSLL; encoded by the coding sequence ATGAAGCTGGTAGTAGAAGTCATCGATGCTCATGATCTTATGCCCCGAGATGGCGAGGGATCAGCCAGTGCATTCGTAGAAGTTGATTTCGAGAACCAGGTCAGCAAAACCAAAACAATCCCGAAGAACCTCAATCCATCCTGGAACCAGAAACTCGTTTTCAGCTTTGATGCAACCGACAAAACCTACCATTACAAGTCGATTGAAGTTTCTGTTTACCACGAGAGGAGGCCGGTTCCAGGAAGAATCTTTCTTGGAAGGGTGAGAGTTCCTTGCTCAAATATAGTCCGGAAAAAGGAGGAAGTTTACCAGAGATTTAACCTGgaaaagaagtcatttttcgggtttGTCAAAGGCGAAATTGGGCTCAAAATCTACACATCACCAGAAACCGAGCCTGAATCTCATCTCCCAGAATCTGCAATCCAGCCAGCACCAAAACCTTCTGATATTCCTCTTGCAGAAGCTACAGAGACTGCAGAAACCATTGCAGTCCCTCGAGTTTCTAGTACTAATAGCTCTGAAGTCATCACTGATAAACCAGAAACTAAAAAACCAGAAATTGCCATTGCTGAAGCACAGTTTGATCCTTCAAGTTCTGCTGAGAAAGCTGCAGAAAAGGTTCAACATATTCACAAACACCAGGTTCTTCAGCAGCCAGTGTTTTCAGTGGGGAAAAGACCGGAAGGCATCCAGTTAAAAATGAGGCATCAGGTAAATCCACAGGCTAATCCGAACCTCAACGAGGACGAGTTTGAGCTGAAGGACACGAATCCCCAGCTGGGGGAGCGGTGGCCACACGGGGGAGGATATGGAGGAAGAGGGTGGACGAACAACGAGAGATATACTAGCGCATATGACCTCGTGGAGCAGATGTTCTACCTCTATGTTCGGGTTGTCAAGGCCAAAGATCTTCCACCAGGTGGCATTACTGCCAGTGTCGATCCTTATGTGGAAGTGAAGCTCGGGAACTACAGAGGAAGGACGAGGCATTTCGACAAGAAGACGAATCCAGAATGGAACCAGGTATTCGCCTTCTCCAAAGACCACATCCAGTCCTCAATTCTCGAAGTTTTTGTCAAGGACAAGGAGACATTAGGCAGAGATGATCATCTAGGAAGAGCAGTGTTCGACTTGAACGAGGTTCCAACGAGAATTCCCCCGGATAGCCCCCTCGCTCCTCAATGGTACAGACTAGAGGATCGTCGTGGGGAAGGGAAAGTGCGGGGAAACATCATGCTGGCAGTCTGGATGGGGACACAAGCTGATGAAGCCTTCTCAGAAGCCTGGCATTCAGATGCTGCAATGGCCCATGGGGAAGGAGTCATGACTGTGAGGTCCAAAGTTTATGTCTCCCCAAAGCTTTGGTACTTAAGGGTGAATGTAATCGAAGCTCAGGACATCATCCCGAACGACAGAACCCGCCTGCCTGAAGTTCAAGTCAAAGTGCAGGTGGGGAATCAGGTTCTGAAAACCGGGATATGCCCCACTCGAACAGCAAATCCGATTTGGAACGAAGAGCTAGTGTTTGTAGCAGCAGAGCCGTTCGAGGAGCAGCTAATCCTCACCGTGGAGGACCACGTTCATCCCACGAAAGACGAGGTTCTGGGACGAATAGCCCTGCCACTCTCCACGTTCGAGAAGAGGCTAGACCACAGGCCTGTCCACTCCCACTGGTTCAACCTCGAGAAGTTCGGGTTTGGCACCTTGGAACCAGACAGAAGAAAAGAGCAGAGATTCTCGAGCAGATTACACCTCAGAGCCTGCCTGGAAGGCGGGTACCACGTCCTAGACGAATCGACAATGTACATAAGTGATCAAAGGCCAACCGCAAGACAGCTCTGGAAGCCACCTGTGGGAATATTGGAAGTTGGGGTACTAGGGGCACAAGGGCTCCTCCCAATGAAAATGAAGGACGGGCGTGGCAGCACAGACGCCTATTGTGTTGCCCGGTATGGCCAGAAATGGGTACGAACTAGGACGATTCTCGACACCTTTAGCCCCAAATGGAATGAGCAGTACAATTGGGAAGTCTATGACCCTTGCACAGTCATAACACTAGGAGTCTTTGACAACTGCCATTTGGGAACCGAAAAGCCCGGGGCAACAACCTCAGTAAAGGATTCCAGGATTGGGAAGGTGAGAATAAGGCTATCAACCCTGGAATCCAACAAACTCTACACCCATTCCTATCCCCTCCTTGTTCTCCACCCTTCCGGGGTGAAGAAAATGGGGGAACTCCAATTGGCAGTGAGATTCACAAGCCTCTCTTTAGCCAACATGGTTTACACATATGGACACCCTTTGCTCCCCAAAATGCACTACCTCAACCCCTTCACAGTAAACCAGCTAGAAAACCTGAGGTACCAAGCCATGAACATCGTTGCAGCGAGATTAGCCCGAGCTGAGCCACCGCTCAGAAAAGAAGTAGTGGAGTACATGCTGGATGTGGACTCCCACATGTGGAGTATGCGAAGAAGCAAGGCTAATTTCTTCCGAATCATGTCCCTCCTCTCGGGCATGATGGCCTTAAACAAATGGTTTGGCGACGTCTGCCAATGGAAAAACACTGTCACCTCGGTTCTTGTTCACATCCTCTTTCTGATCCTGATTTGGTACCCGGACTTGATACTCCCCACTCTTTTCCTCTACATGTTCCTAATAGGCCTATGGAACTATAGGCTTCGCCCGAGGCACCCTCCACACATGGACACTAAGCTGTCATGGGCTGAGGCAGTGCACCCCGACGAGCTCGATGAAGAGTTTGACACATTCCCCACATCCAAAAACCAAGACATTGTCCGAATGAGGTATGACAGGCTGAGGAGCGTGGCGGGGAGGATTCAGATAGTGGTGGGAGACATAGCTACACAGGGGGAGAGAATGCAGTCTCTTCTGAGCTGGAGAGATCCACGAGCCACTAGCCTGTTCATAGTCTTCTGTCTTTGTGCAGCAGTCGTGCTTTACGCCACGCCTTTCAGAGTCCTTGCCTTGGTTGCTGGCCTTTACATGCTCAGACATCCCAGATTCAGGACCAAGATGCCCGCTGTTCCAAGCAATTTCTTCAAGAGACTGACGGCTAGAACAGACAGTCTGCTGTAA
- the LOC116014998 gene encoding chaperone protein dnaJ GFA2, mitochondrial-like isoform X1: MARPNVIRLARAALSAHLPRGSSSSVNESLCSGGCREYNMAACNQTRPLFHSYSSNGGVNGRGWLKFGLSRPDFGRTRSIHATAHMSGRDFYDVLGISKNATASEIKKAYLGLAKQLHPDVNKDDPEAAKKFQEVQKAYEVLKDEEKRQTYDQLGHDAFNSAEENGGAGPGFSGFPGFEDIFKNADIFNMFRQKMGGDDVKLSVELSFMDAVQGCSKTVAFQTELPCGACGGSGVPPGTRPETCRRCKGSGMVFQQTGLFTVQATCPQCRGSGKIVSSFCKTCKGGRVVRGTKTVKLDIMPGVDNDEILKVYRSGGADPDGNQPGDLYVTIKVREDPVFRRERSDIHVDAVLTITQAILGGTVQVPTLTGDVVVKVRPGTQPGQKVVLKKKGIKARNSYSFGDQFVHFKVSIPMNLTQRQRQLIEEFARDEQGEDDKDAAAGASS; encoded by the exons ATGGCCCGCCCAAACGTCATCCGCCTGGCTCGCGCCGCCCTCTCCGCTCATCTTCCCCGCGGCTCTTCTTCTTCT GTAAATGAATCGCTGTGCAGCGGGGGATGCAGGGAGTATAACATGGCAGCATGCAATCAGACGAGGCCTCTGTTCCATTCGTATTCGAGTAATG GAGGGGTTAATGGAAGAGGTTGGTTGAAATTTGGACTATCAAGACCCGATTTTGGCCGGACAAGATCCATTCATGCCACAG CACACATGTCAGGCAGAGATTTTTATGATGTACTTGGCATAAGTAAGAATGCAACTGCATCTGAAATAAAAAAAGCGTATCTAGGG CTTGCAAAGCAGTTGCATCCGGATGTGAATAAAGATGATCCTGAAGCTGCAAAGAAATTTCAGGAAGTTCAAAAGGCGTATGAG GTTctgaaagatgaagaaaaacGCCAGACTTATGATCAG CTTGGTCATGATGCTTTCAATAGTGCAGAAGAGAATGGAGGTGCTGGACCTGGTTTTTCTGGGTTTCCAGGTTTTGAGGATATCTTTAAAAATGCTGAT ATTTTTAACATGTTTAGACAGAAGATGGGCGGGGATGACGTCAAG CTCTCTGTTGAATTGTCTTTCATGGATGCTGTTCAGGGGTGCAGCAAAACTGTTGCATTCCAAACTGAGTTACCTTGCGGTGCTTGTG GTGGAAGCGGTGTTCCCCCTGGGACAAGACCTGAAACCTGTAGGCGCTGCAAAGGATCTGGCATG GTGTTCCAGCAAACTGGTCTTTTCACAGTACAGGCTACCTGTCCACAATGTAGAGGATCTGGGAAAATTGTTTCG AGTTTCTGCAAGACATGTAAGGGAGGCCGTGTGGTGAGGGGGACAAAAACTGTGAAGTTAGACATTATGCCAG GAGTGGACAATGATGAGATTCTGAAAGTATATAGAAGTGGTGGAGCAGATCCTGATGGCAATCAACCTGGTGATCTTTATGTTACTATAAAG GTTAGGGAAGATCCTGTGTTTCGAAGAGAAAGGTCTGACATCCATGTAGATGCCGTTCTGACAATCACCCAg gccATTTTAGGAGGAACAGTCCAAGTTCCTACTCTGACGGGTGATGTTGTTGTCAAG GTCCGCCCTGGCACCCAACCTGGCCAAAAAGTTGTACTGAAAAAGAAAG GGATAAAAGCAAGGAATTCCTATTCATTTGGGGACCAGTTTGTGCACTTTAAAGTCAGCATTCCAAT GAATTTGACACAAAGGCAGCGCCAGTTGATCGAGGAGTTTGCCAGAGACGAGCAAGGAGAAGATGATAAGGATGCTGCCGCGGGAGCTTCTAGTTAG
- the LOC116014998 gene encoding chaperone protein dnaJ GFA2, mitochondrial-like isoform X3 gives MARPNVIRLARAALSAHLPRGSSSSVNESLCSGGCREYNMAACNQTRPLFHSYSRGVNGRGWLKFGLSRPDFGRTRSIHATAHMSGRDFYDVLGISKNATASEIKKAYLGLAKQLHPDVNKDDPEAAKKFQEVQKAYEVLKDEEKRQTYDQLGHDAFNSAEENGGAGPGFSGFPGFEDIFKNADIFNMFRQKMGGDDVKLSVELSFMDAVQGCSKTVAFQTELPCGACGGSGVPPGTRPETCRRCKGSGMVFQQTGLFTVQATCPQCRGSGKIVSSFCKTCKGGRVVRGTKTVKLDIMPGVDNDEILKVYRSGGADPDGNQPGDLYVTIKVREDPVFRRERSDIHVDAVLTITQAILGGTVQVPTLTGDVVVKVRPGTQPGQKVVLKKKGIKARNSYSFGDQFVHFKVSIPMNLTQRQRQLIEEFARDEQGEDDKDAAAGASS, from the exons ATGGCCCGCCCAAACGTCATCCGCCTGGCTCGCGCCGCCCTCTCCGCTCATCTTCCCCGCGGCTCTTCTTCTTCT GTAAATGAATCGCTGTGCAGCGGGGGATGCAGGGAGTATAACATGGCAGCATGCAATCAGACGAGGCCTCTGTTCCATTCGTATTCGA GAGGGGTTAATGGAAGAGGTTGGTTGAAATTTGGACTATCAAGACCCGATTTTGGCCGGACAAGATCCATTCATGCCACAG CACACATGTCAGGCAGAGATTTTTATGATGTACTTGGCATAAGTAAGAATGCAACTGCATCTGAAATAAAAAAAGCGTATCTAGGG CTTGCAAAGCAGTTGCATCCGGATGTGAATAAAGATGATCCTGAAGCTGCAAAGAAATTTCAGGAAGTTCAAAAGGCGTATGAG GTTctgaaagatgaagaaaaacGCCAGACTTATGATCAG CTTGGTCATGATGCTTTCAATAGTGCAGAAGAGAATGGAGGTGCTGGACCTGGTTTTTCTGGGTTTCCAGGTTTTGAGGATATCTTTAAAAATGCTGAT ATTTTTAACATGTTTAGACAGAAGATGGGCGGGGATGACGTCAAG CTCTCTGTTGAATTGTCTTTCATGGATGCTGTTCAGGGGTGCAGCAAAACTGTTGCATTCCAAACTGAGTTACCTTGCGGTGCTTGTG GTGGAAGCGGTGTTCCCCCTGGGACAAGACCTGAAACCTGTAGGCGCTGCAAAGGATCTGGCATG GTGTTCCAGCAAACTGGTCTTTTCACAGTACAGGCTACCTGTCCACAATGTAGAGGATCTGGGAAAATTGTTTCG AGTTTCTGCAAGACATGTAAGGGAGGCCGTGTGGTGAGGGGGACAAAAACTGTGAAGTTAGACATTATGCCAG GAGTGGACAATGATGAGATTCTGAAAGTATATAGAAGTGGTGGAGCAGATCCTGATGGCAATCAACCTGGTGATCTTTATGTTACTATAAAG GTTAGGGAAGATCCTGTGTTTCGAAGAGAAAGGTCTGACATCCATGTAGATGCCGTTCTGACAATCACCCAg gccATTTTAGGAGGAACAGTCCAAGTTCCTACTCTGACGGGTGATGTTGTTGTCAAG GTCCGCCCTGGCACCCAACCTGGCCAAAAAGTTGTACTGAAAAAGAAAG GGATAAAAGCAAGGAATTCCTATTCATTTGGGGACCAGTTTGTGCACTTTAAAGTCAGCATTCCAAT GAATTTGACACAAAGGCAGCGCCAGTTGATCGAGGAGTTTGCCAGAGACGAGCAAGGAGAAGATGATAAGGATGCTGCCGCGGGAGCTTCTAGTTAG
- the LOC116014998 gene encoding chaperone protein dnaJ GFA2, mitochondrial-like isoform X2 — MARPNVIRLARAALSAHLPRGSSSVNESLCSGGCREYNMAACNQTRPLFHSYSSNGGVNGRGWLKFGLSRPDFGRTRSIHATAHMSGRDFYDVLGISKNATASEIKKAYLGLAKQLHPDVNKDDPEAAKKFQEVQKAYEVLKDEEKRQTYDQLGHDAFNSAEENGGAGPGFSGFPGFEDIFKNADIFNMFRQKMGGDDVKLSVELSFMDAVQGCSKTVAFQTELPCGACGGSGVPPGTRPETCRRCKGSGMVFQQTGLFTVQATCPQCRGSGKIVSSFCKTCKGGRVVRGTKTVKLDIMPGVDNDEILKVYRSGGADPDGNQPGDLYVTIKVREDPVFRRERSDIHVDAVLTITQAILGGTVQVPTLTGDVVVKVRPGTQPGQKVVLKKKGIKARNSYSFGDQFVHFKVSIPMNLTQRQRQLIEEFARDEQGEDDKDAAAGASS, encoded by the exons ATGGCCCGCCCAAACGTCATCCGCCTGGCTCGCGCCGCCCTCTCCGCTCATCTTCCCCGCGGCTCTTCTTCT GTAAATGAATCGCTGTGCAGCGGGGGATGCAGGGAGTATAACATGGCAGCATGCAATCAGACGAGGCCTCTGTTCCATTCGTATTCGAGTAATG GAGGGGTTAATGGAAGAGGTTGGTTGAAATTTGGACTATCAAGACCCGATTTTGGCCGGACAAGATCCATTCATGCCACAG CACACATGTCAGGCAGAGATTTTTATGATGTACTTGGCATAAGTAAGAATGCAACTGCATCTGAAATAAAAAAAGCGTATCTAGGG CTTGCAAAGCAGTTGCATCCGGATGTGAATAAAGATGATCCTGAAGCTGCAAAGAAATTTCAGGAAGTTCAAAAGGCGTATGAG GTTctgaaagatgaagaaaaacGCCAGACTTATGATCAG CTTGGTCATGATGCTTTCAATAGTGCAGAAGAGAATGGAGGTGCTGGACCTGGTTTTTCTGGGTTTCCAGGTTTTGAGGATATCTTTAAAAATGCTGAT ATTTTTAACATGTTTAGACAGAAGATGGGCGGGGATGACGTCAAG CTCTCTGTTGAATTGTCTTTCATGGATGCTGTTCAGGGGTGCAGCAAAACTGTTGCATTCCAAACTGAGTTACCTTGCGGTGCTTGTG GTGGAAGCGGTGTTCCCCCTGGGACAAGACCTGAAACCTGTAGGCGCTGCAAAGGATCTGGCATG GTGTTCCAGCAAACTGGTCTTTTCACAGTACAGGCTACCTGTCCACAATGTAGAGGATCTGGGAAAATTGTTTCG AGTTTCTGCAAGACATGTAAGGGAGGCCGTGTGGTGAGGGGGACAAAAACTGTGAAGTTAGACATTATGCCAG GAGTGGACAATGATGAGATTCTGAAAGTATATAGAAGTGGTGGAGCAGATCCTGATGGCAATCAACCTGGTGATCTTTATGTTACTATAAAG GTTAGGGAAGATCCTGTGTTTCGAAGAGAAAGGTCTGACATCCATGTAGATGCCGTTCTGACAATCACCCAg gccATTTTAGGAGGAACAGTCCAAGTTCCTACTCTGACGGGTGATGTTGTTGTCAAG GTCCGCCCTGGCACCCAACCTGGCCAAAAAGTTGTACTGAAAAAGAAAG GGATAAAAGCAAGGAATTCCTATTCATTTGGGGACCAGTTTGTGCACTTTAAAGTCAGCATTCCAAT GAATTTGACACAAAGGCAGCGCCAGTTGATCGAGGAGTTTGCCAGAGACGAGCAAGGAGAAGATGATAAGGATGCTGCCGCGGGAGCTTCTAGTTAG
- the LOC116014998 gene encoding chaperone protein dnaJ GFA2, mitochondrial-like isoform X4, with amino-acid sequence MARPNVIRLARAALSAHLPRGSSSVNESLCSGGCREYNMAACNQTRPLFHSYSRGVNGRGWLKFGLSRPDFGRTRSIHATAHMSGRDFYDVLGISKNATASEIKKAYLGLAKQLHPDVNKDDPEAAKKFQEVQKAYEVLKDEEKRQTYDQLGHDAFNSAEENGGAGPGFSGFPGFEDIFKNADIFNMFRQKMGGDDVKLSVELSFMDAVQGCSKTVAFQTELPCGACGGSGVPPGTRPETCRRCKGSGMVFQQTGLFTVQATCPQCRGSGKIVSSFCKTCKGGRVVRGTKTVKLDIMPGVDNDEILKVYRSGGADPDGNQPGDLYVTIKVREDPVFRRERSDIHVDAVLTITQAILGGTVQVPTLTGDVVVKVRPGTQPGQKVVLKKKGIKARNSYSFGDQFVHFKVSIPMNLTQRQRQLIEEFARDEQGEDDKDAAAGASS; translated from the exons ATGGCCCGCCCAAACGTCATCCGCCTGGCTCGCGCCGCCCTCTCCGCTCATCTTCCCCGCGGCTCTTCTTCT GTAAATGAATCGCTGTGCAGCGGGGGATGCAGGGAGTATAACATGGCAGCATGCAATCAGACGAGGCCTCTGTTCCATTCGTATTCGA GAGGGGTTAATGGAAGAGGTTGGTTGAAATTTGGACTATCAAGACCCGATTTTGGCCGGACAAGATCCATTCATGCCACAG CACACATGTCAGGCAGAGATTTTTATGATGTACTTGGCATAAGTAAGAATGCAACTGCATCTGAAATAAAAAAAGCGTATCTAGGG CTTGCAAAGCAGTTGCATCCGGATGTGAATAAAGATGATCCTGAAGCTGCAAAGAAATTTCAGGAAGTTCAAAAGGCGTATGAG GTTctgaaagatgaagaaaaacGCCAGACTTATGATCAG CTTGGTCATGATGCTTTCAATAGTGCAGAAGAGAATGGAGGTGCTGGACCTGGTTTTTCTGGGTTTCCAGGTTTTGAGGATATCTTTAAAAATGCTGAT ATTTTTAACATGTTTAGACAGAAGATGGGCGGGGATGACGTCAAG CTCTCTGTTGAATTGTCTTTCATGGATGCTGTTCAGGGGTGCAGCAAAACTGTTGCATTCCAAACTGAGTTACCTTGCGGTGCTTGTG GTGGAAGCGGTGTTCCCCCTGGGACAAGACCTGAAACCTGTAGGCGCTGCAAAGGATCTGGCATG GTGTTCCAGCAAACTGGTCTTTTCACAGTACAGGCTACCTGTCCACAATGTAGAGGATCTGGGAAAATTGTTTCG AGTTTCTGCAAGACATGTAAGGGAGGCCGTGTGGTGAGGGGGACAAAAACTGTGAAGTTAGACATTATGCCAG GAGTGGACAATGATGAGATTCTGAAAGTATATAGAAGTGGTGGAGCAGATCCTGATGGCAATCAACCTGGTGATCTTTATGTTACTATAAAG GTTAGGGAAGATCCTGTGTTTCGAAGAGAAAGGTCTGACATCCATGTAGATGCCGTTCTGACAATCACCCAg gccATTTTAGGAGGAACAGTCCAAGTTCCTACTCTGACGGGTGATGTTGTTGTCAAG GTCCGCCCTGGCACCCAACCTGGCCAAAAAGTTGTACTGAAAAAGAAAG GGATAAAAGCAAGGAATTCCTATTCATTTGGGGACCAGTTTGTGCACTTTAAAGTCAGCATTCCAAT GAATTTGACACAAAGGCAGCGCCAGTTGATCGAGGAGTTTGCCAGAGACGAGCAAGGAGAAGATGATAAGGATGCTGCCGCGGGAGCTTCTAGTTAG